The genomic interval CTCATCGCCGCCACGCTTACCGAAGCGCCGACGCTCACGTTCACCGGCCGCGATGGCGCGCGCTCCTACGCGTACGCCACGCAATTCTCCGCTTGGACGCGCCGCCTGCAGGACACCGTCACTGTCGAAAATGCCCCGCTCGTCTTCGTCGGCTACGGCGTCGTGGCGCCCGAACTGAACTGGAACGATTACGCCGGCATCGACATGCGCGGCAAAATCGCTGTCATCCTCGTCAACGATCCCGACTTCGAAACCGGCGTCGATGGCGGCTTCGGCGGCCGCGCCATGACCTATTACGGCCGCTGGACCTACAAGTTCGAGGAAGCCGCGCGCCAAGGTGCGGCCGGGGCCATCATCATCCACGAAACTGGCCCCGCCGCGTATCCGTGGGCCGTCATACAATCCGCCACCGGCAGCACGCGCTGGGACATCGTGCGCGAAGACCGCGGCATGGGTCGCGCCGCTTTCGAAGGCTGGATGCAAAACGATGTCGCGCTGGAAACTTTCCGTCGCGCCGGTCTCGACTTCACCCAGCTAAAGACCCGCGCGCAGCAGCAAGGCTTCCGCCCGGTGCCAATGAACCTGACCGGCTCAATGACGCTGCACACGAGCATTGAACAGCGCACCACCTACAACGTCGTCGGCGTATTGCCGGGCGCCGCGCGCCCGAACGAGACGATCCTCTACTCAGCGCACTGGGATCATCTCGGCCGCTGCCCTGCCATCGACGGTGACGACATCTGCAACGGCGCGGTCGATAACGCGACGGGCGTCGCTTCGCTGATCGAACTCGCGCGCCGCTTCTCCGCCGAGGGCGCGCCAGAACGCTCCGTCGCCTTCATCGCGCTCACAGCCGAAGAGCAGGGCCTGCTCGGCGCACTCTCTTACATGCAGCATCCGCTGTTCGCGCCACGCGATACCGTCGCCGCCATCAACATAGACGGCGTCAACAATCACGGGCCCACCCACGACATCGAAGTCATCGGTTTCGGCAAGAGCGAGATGGACGCTCTCATAACAGCCGCGGCGCAGGCCCAAGGCCGTCGCGTCGAGCCAGACTCCTCGCCGCAGGCAGGCTATTTTTATCGCTCCGACCACCTGCACTTCGCCCAGCTCGGCATCCCGGTGCTCTATATGAAGCACGGCATCGACATGATCGAAGGCGGCCGAGAACGCGGCGAGGCGCTCAATGCCCGCTACGTCGCAAACGATTATCACAAGCCGTCCGACGAAGTGACGGACGAGTGGGACATGTCCGGCGGCGTCCAGGATCTCGAACTGCTTTACACGGTGGGCCACGGACTCGCGGATGGCTCAAGCTGGCCGCAATGGAACGCCAACGCCGAATTCCGCGCAGTGCGCGAAGAATCGCGGCGCTAGAGTCCAGCGAGCATCGCTCACACACGGTGTGATCGTGTTTCGCTTGATCGGGTAAGGGCGCTGCAATATGGCGGCGCCCGGAGGGCGGCTCATGACAAATGGCTTCACACTTTACGGCAGCTCCATCAGTGGCAATTGCCTAAAACCCAAATGGGTGGCCGAACGACTCGGCGTGCCGGTGAAATGGATCGAGATGGATTCGTTTGACGGCTCGACGCGTACGCCCGAGTTCCTCGCACTCAATCCCGCCGGCCAAGTGCCGCTCGCAATATTCGATGACGGTCGCAAGCTCGCGCAGTCGAACGCCATCATGATCTACCTCGCGGAGGGCAGCGATCTCATTCCGCGCGACGCTTACGATCGCGCGCGCATGTTCGAGTGGTTGTTCTGGGAGCAGTACAGCCACGAACCGGTCGTCGCCGTGCGCATCGCGCGTCTGCACTATCTGAAAACGCCCGAAGCCGAGCTTGATCCCAATCTGCTCAAGAAGGGCAACGCCGCACTCGCGCGCCTCGAACTTCAGCTTACCGAGACGCAATACTTGGTTGGCGCCACGCTAACCCTCGCCGACATCGCGCTGGTCGCTTACACCCGCAAATCGCAGTTGGGCGGCTTTAACCTTTCCGATTATCCCGCTGTTATGGCCTGGATTGCGCGCGTCGATCGCGATCTTGGAATTGAAGGCCAGTATTTAGCGTAGCTAAAGTGAGAGGGAACCGCCGCGCTCTAGCCGTATTGCGTTGCAACGGGTTATGCTGGGCTTCGAGCAAAGAGGGCGCATGGACGTTTACGGGGATTTTTGGCCCGTTCTGCTGACGACGTTCGGCCTCTTCTTGGCGGTCGGCTTCCTCGCACAATTGATCGATGGCGCGGTGGGGATGGCCTACGGCGTCATCTCGTCTTCCGTCTTGCTCGCGTTCGGCGTGCCGCCAGCGCAGGTCTCCGCCACCGCGCACGCGGCGGAATGCTTCACCACCGGCGCCTCGGGCGCGTCGCATCTCATCCATCGCAATGTCGACTGGAAACTGTTCTGGCGCCTCGCGCCCGCCGGCGTGGTCGGCGGCGTCATCGGCGCGTATCTTCTCACTGGGTTCGACCCAACCTTCATCAAGGCCGTCGTCATCGCCTATCTCGGCGTGCTCGGCGTGTTCATGCTTGGCCGCGCAATCGCGGGTCCAAAGGAAGAGCCGCCGCATCTGAAACACGTCGTGCCACTCGGCGTCGTCGGCGGGTTTCTCGACGCCAGCGGCGGCGGCGGCTGGGGGCCGATCGTTACATCAACGCTGCTCGGCCGCGGTCACCCGCCGCGCTATGTCATCGGCAGCGTCAACTCCGCCGAGTTCATCGTCACCGTAGCCATCTCGCTCACCTTCCTCTGGACGCTGATCACCGGCCGCTTCGAACTGGAAGGCGGCCTCGTCGCTGGCGGCGCGGCGCTGGCGGGCCTCATTGTTGGCGGCTTGATCGCTGCTCCGCTGGCTGGCTACGTCACCAAGATCGCCCCGGCGCGATTCCTCCTCGGCGCCGCCGCGATCCTCGTCATGGGGCTGTCAATCTGGCAGGGCATCCAGCTCTGGCCGCGCCTGTTGGAATATCCGGTTTTCCGCGAGTTCGCCGAGAGCGCGGCGCTGCATTAACCTTTGAGTGCGAACGCCGTGTTTACGACCGCTAAGCGAAACTAAAGGCGCTTCGCGGAGCAGGCGGTTCGTGGTCAGCACGGTCAATTCAGCCATCGCGTCGGCGCTCTTCGGGGCGTCGTCCAGCGATTCGGTCGGCGTCAGCGCCGACATGCTGACCGCGTGGGCGCGCGCCAAAGCCGGCGTCGGCGTTGATACCGCGACGGCAACACAGGACCCCAACGCGCCAATCACACCGGTCTGGACCCCGGGCATTTCGCCCAGCGCTGCCGCGCTGGTGCAGCGTGCGCTCTCCAACAAGGCGTTCTTCGACACCGACGCCAAGCTCTATTCAGATCTCGGCGCCACCGGCGACTACAAACGCCTGTTCGCGCTCTACTCCGGGCTCTCGACGCTGCAGGCGCTTGCGGGCCATTCGGAAGACACATCGCTCTCGAAATCGCAGCTCGCGCAAACCGCCGCGCAATTCACGCGTGGCCTCGGCGAGCTTGAAGCCTTCTTCACGCAGCAACAATTCGAAGACATCCGCTTGGCCCAAGGCGATCGCGTCGATGCCACGCAATCGACGCTCGCCATGCCGACCAAAACCGAGGACTACACGACCGCGATTATCCATCGCGGCGGACTCTACAACACAGTCTCCGGCCTCGCCGACGACGCGAAGTTCAACATCGTCGCCACTTCCGCGGGCGGCACAGTGAACACCATCGCTATCGATCTCTCCGAGATGGGGTCGATCACGCGCACGCTCGGCAATGTCGTAAGCTATGTAAACGGCAAGCTTGCCGCCGCCGGCGCCGCATCGCGCATCGAGACTGTGGATCTGACGCCGAAGACCAGCTCGATCGTGGTCGGCGGCCGCGCTATCGAGACGCGCTACACCGGCCCACGCCAGTACGCGCTCAGGGTCGATGTGCGCAGCAGCGAGAAAGTTGCGTTCGAGCCAATCGCCGCCGATCCCGCCTTCTACGTCGTCGGCCAGACCGCCAACGGCGCGCGGCTCATCAAGCTCTCCGACGTTGACGGCGCCGCCGGCCAACCCGTCCTGCTCGATCGCCCGGGCGCCGCCACCGATCCGACCGGCGCCAACGTCGCCACCGGCTGGCTCGGCCCCGGCGCGCCATACACGTCCATCACCAACGCCAGTGAGCAACGCACCAACGCGATGATGACGGGCGGTCTGGGGACGTTTGAAACGCTGCTGCGCGACGCCGGCGAAGCGGTGCTGCAACTCGAGTTCGCCGATGGCCGCAAGCTTTCCGTCAGCACCGGCTGGCGCAGCGACGATCTGGAAGCCTGGCGCACACGCGCGGGCGAAAGCAACGATCGCGCAATCATGGACGATCTTGCCGAACGCTTAACGCAGCTCTTGCATGAGCAGGGCGTCGCGGCCGCCGTCGATGTCTGGGAGGACGCTGGCAATATCGGGTTCTCGGTGTTTGGCGCCGAAGGCGTGCGCGCGTCGAACCTTTCGGTCAGCGGCAGGAACGCCACGATCACCACAATTGAACCGCCCGGCATGGTCGGCGGCTTGCGCGACGGCGTGTTCGCGCGCCGCTTCGAAGCCGGCGCCGTGGCGGCCGCAAGCGCGCTTTTCGCCGGGAGCCAGACATTCGTCATCACCACCACGAACGGCACCCACACCATCACCATCGACGGCGGCGAAGATGGGGTCGACGCCGCGACCTTGACCGAACGGCTCAACGAAAAGCTGATCGAACGCGGCGTCTCCGCGGCAGCCTATCTCATCGATAATAGCGGCGCCCTCACGCTCCGCTTCGATGCGCTCCACGACGTCACCGCAATCAGCGCCACGCTTAACGAAGACGAGTTCGACGCCACGCTGCAAGCGCCCGGCGCCTGGGCCAATGGCGGCTTGCCGGCGTCGAGCGCCGGCCAACCCTACGGCGACGCTATCCGCACCTACACCGCCGCTGGTTCTCCGCTCACCACCCATGCCGGCGCGCTCAGCATCGAACTCGTCGTCGCTACGCCGACAGGTAACAAGACCGTCAGCGTCTCGATCAGCGCGCAAGAGCGCCTCGATCATCCCGACTCCGGCGGCGATCTCAACCAACTCTTCCAAGATCGCATCGCGACCGCGCTCAACGCCGCTGGCGCATACGTCGGCGCGTCGAGCGGCGATCTCACGCAATGGCAAGTCGCCGAAGTCTCCGGCCAGCGCATCGCATCAATCACCGTCAACGGCGACGCCCAAACGCTAACCGCCCTGCAACCGAGCTTCGCGCTCGGCGGGGCACAATCGGCCGAACGCAGCTTCACCGGCGCCCAAGCCGCCACTGGCGTCAGCGATGACGTCGCAGCACTATTAAGCGACGACAATGTCTCCATCACCTTCAGCACCGTCTGGGGCGACCGCACAGTCTCCGCTTCGCTCCAACCCGGCGACCCACGCACACTCGAATCCGCAGCGCTCCGCCTCAACGAAGCGCTCGCGTCACAAGGCTACGACCTCGGTGTCGCCGCCACCGCGCTTTCCGGCGCCGGCGCTGGCTTGCGCGTCGTCACCGGGGCCTCGCACACAGTTCGCGGCGTCTCCAACATCGCACTCGGCGCTTCGAACAACGCGAGCACACTCGACGCCATCGATTCCACCAGCAGCGCCGACGATCCCATCGGCGCCCTCGGCGTCGCCCAGCGCGCATCGCGCGGCGCTGCTGTCAGCGAAACCGTTCCTGCCTCCTCGTCACTCGTCGCGCCTTCCGCCAACGGCGCCGCATGGTTCCCCGGCCGCGCGTTTGACGTCAGCATCGGCGGCGGCGCCAAAGTCGCGACCGCCCGCGCTGTCGCCACCGGCGCCGACGGCGCGGTCTACGTGCTCGCCGATCTCTCCGGTGACTCCGCCAACCGCGCCATCAAAGGCGCGCGCGACGTAGCACTGCTCAAATACGATTCCGCCGGCAAGCTCGCCTTCACGCAGATGCTCGGCGCAAGCCAATCCGCCAGCGGCTTTGCGCTTGCCGTTTCCGCCGATGGCAAGGTCGCCGTCGCCGGTTCGGTCGAAGGCCAACTCTCCGGCACGACCGGCAAAGGCGGTGCGGATTCCTTCGTCACCGTGTTCGACGCCAACGGCAAAGAAGCATGGACCGCGCGCCGCGGCGCAACCTCGGACGACCAAGCCCTCGCCATCGCGTTCGCACCGAACGGCAGTCTCGTCGTCTCCGGCAAAACCAATTCCGCGCTCGGCGGCCAAGTCGCGCTCGGCCAAAGCGACGGCTACGTCCGCGGCTATTCCCCCGCTGGAGCCGAACTCTTCACCCGCCAATTCGGCACTGGCCGCGATGACGCCGCGTCCGCCTTGCTCGTG from Terricaulis silvestris carries:
- a CDS encoding M28 family peptidase, with translation MNLRHAFAAAMLALSACATGDNASAPEPTQAFAGAPNSPEALMQHIRVLSSDEFEGRAPGTNGERLTLEYIERMFAGAGLQPGVTLPDGTRSWRQETPLIAATLTEAPTLTFTGRDGARSYAYATQFSAWTRRLQDTVTVENAPLVFVGYGVVAPELNWNDYAGIDMRGKIAVILVNDPDFETGVDGGFGGRAMTYYGRWTYKFEEAARQGAAGAIIIHETGPAAYPWAVIQSATGSTRWDIVREDRGMGRAAFEGWMQNDVALETFRRAGLDFTQLKTRAQQQGFRPVPMNLTGSMTLHTSIEQRTTYNVVGVLPGAARPNETILYSAHWDHLGRCPAIDGDDICNGAVDNATGVASLIELARRFSAEGAPERSVAFIALTAEEQGLLGALSYMQHPLFAPRDTVAAINIDGVNNHGPTHDIEVIGFGKSEMDALITAAAQAQGRRVEPDSSPQAGYFYRSDHLHFAQLGIPVLYMKHGIDMIEGGRERGEALNARYVANDYHKPSDEVTDEWDMSGGVQDLELLYTVGHGLADGSSWPQWNANAEFRAVREESRR
- a CDS encoding glutathione S-transferase family protein, which gives rise to MTNGFTLYGSSISGNCLKPKWVAERLGVPVKWIEMDSFDGSTRTPEFLALNPAGQVPLAIFDDGRKLAQSNAIMIYLAEGSDLIPRDAYDRARMFEWLFWEQYSHEPVVAVRIARLHYLKTPEAELDPNLLKKGNAALARLELQLTETQYLVGATLTLADIALVAYTRKSQLGGFNLSDYPAVMAWIARVDRDLGIEGQYLA
- a CDS encoding sulfite exporter TauE/SafE family protein, with the protein product MDVYGDFWPVLLTTFGLFLAVGFLAQLIDGAVGMAYGVISSSVLLAFGVPPAQVSATAHAAECFTTGASGASHLIHRNVDWKLFWRLAPAGVVGGVIGAYLLTGFDPTFIKAVVIAYLGVLGVFMLGRAIAGPKEEPPHLKHVVPLGVVGGFLDASGGGGWGPIVTSTLLGRGHPPRYVIGSVNSAEFIVTVAISLTFLWTLITGRFELEGGLVAGGAALAGLIVGGLIAAPLAGYVTKIAPARFLLGAAAILVMGLSIWQGIQLWPRLLEYPVFREFAESAALH